Below is a genomic region from Triticum dicoccoides isolate Atlit2015 ecotype Zavitan chromosome 5A, WEW_v2.0, whole genome shotgun sequence.
cccgcgagatccgcggagagcagaacaacctgttagactgaagacaaacatccactgcatcatcattcggaattctaccgtgaaaattcactcgacaaaaaccaagaatggaccaaggcgactgagaaaggagtcgacgtcgtcacctcaactcattgttccaAAACAGGATATACTCGTAACACAAAGAATGGGTcgaatgaagctatgtacctaggatagggtcatggacctgtccgacataccctccccaaggacatctctgcaaagaatcagaagcagtcgaagagaaaccatcgtccactcgaccatgaagatgcgctcactcgaccaccttgaagacactcgaccaccagaagatgagaaactctccactctgcaacggtcaagacttaaaccatagctttatgggcatttatagCGCTTTGctgcaggcgttaccagtaacgcccctcctttatgaacattgaaccctgtgtaacggaggagagttggggtcctggcgcactctatataagccaccctcctcctctgggataagggttcgcacttttgtaaacacacactcatataatccagtcgaccgcctcagggcatcgagagataaggctgttacttcctccgagaagggcctgaactcgtaaaactcgtgcgtacaactcctccatagctaggatcttgcctcctcatacttaccccccattctactgtcagtcttagatccacgacagtcgaaccttgattgtattctggatgatataattctatattcatgtattgtgtgaagtggcgattgtaagccaactctttatccctttcttattcagtacatgggatgtgtaaagattacccctcttgcgacatgcctactatgcggttatgcctctaagtcgtgctccgacacgtgggagatatagccgcatcgtgggtgttacacttgcagatggtatatataccctccttggtgcacatttgtcaagagcatcaacGACCCCCAAACTAGGAAATAATGTGAATTCGCAAGGGTATAAGAGGCAGCCCAaaaagacattgaaagagcattcggggttttgcaatctaggtttgccattgttcGTGGTTCTACTCGTTTTTGGGACAAGCGATTCTTGAAAAAcatcatgacatgttgtgttattcttcacaatatgatTATCAAAGATGAGAGAGGCATGAACTTGGAGTTCTTCTACGACAATGtgggtagccgtgtcaaaccaGTTAGAGACGCTAACCGCATTAGAGATTTTTTTCAGACCTACAAAGAGATTGGAAATGCAAACACTCACTTTCAGCTTCATAAGGATCTCAATGAGTACCATTGGCAAAGGGTTGGGCAGTAAGAAGAGGAATAATGAGTACCATTGGCAAAGGGTTGGCAAAGGTTTTGGAGCAGATTTTTTTTGCGGGGCCGTCGTCTTCAATGAGGTAGATGCAACCCCGCTCCACCTCATGGCTCCTCGAGTAAGAATCTGCTCCAAAACAATGGGCCCCAAGAGGAAGAACGACACCAGAGTCATCGTCATCATCCAATCCGGGAGACCCAAATCTAGAGTTCCCCGGAAGCAGATGCCTCCTGGAGGAAAAGGGGCACACCATCTGCACCTGCCAACTAATCCAAACGGTCCCCACCATCACAAAGTTCTCACGGTAACGcccttccacgaatgtcatttcgtGCTCAAATTTGGAgcattgatttttctttttgccacgacTTTCATGAATGTCATTTTGTGCTCAAATTTGTTAAGCTGtacaaaacatttgtcaaagtttatcaaaaaaatattttttggtttttttacttttttttcgattttactgttcaccaagGTGCATTTGAGCTCGGGATCAGAATAGGACTTTCATTCAATTTAGTCTACCTCTAATGAACATCTTTTAGTAGTGCATTTGTTTCTTATCTATTTTGTGTGTATTGTTTCGAGTGTGCGATCTCATCTATGCTGATAATTTTGTTTCCATTCCTTGTCACCGTCACTGTTCTCAAAGTGTTGTGCTATTATACCTGTAGGATTATCATCTCTTagctcattcggtttggaggaaaCTAAAACCTAGGAATTAGGACTAGTATAGGAATTTGATAGGATAGCATCTGCCATCCTAAGGAATTGACTTGCCTCGTTTCTACGCGTAAAATGAGTTTGAGTGGATGTCTAGTTTTCTTCAAAAACACAGGAAATGAGTAGTATTCCTACGATATTCCCGTACGTCTTTCCTACAAACCGAATAcatctatataaaattttcctctgGAATACTTGTTCCTGCGTTTTTCCTATGAAAATCCTCCAAACCACCGAAACCTTTCTCCAATCTTTCCATTCTGTCTAGTGTATCTTCTAGTCTGATAGTCTTTTGTAGATCTTGTTCCTACTTGGTTTTATTTTTCGTTGTGCTGTACCGAGAGATTTAAGTTTCGAAAGAAAATTTAAAATCTCCCACTCATTCGTCCCACCATGAGCACAAAGAGACGGACGGCTGAGAACATAGACGACCAATAGCAGAGGAGGAGTGACGACAGAATTGTTGtcgcttagagcaactctagcaagaCCCCGCAAAAACTTGACTTGTAAAACACGTTTGCAGTTTTATGAAGGTTGCGTTTGTGGGTCGAAAACTAGTGTGGCCAAACAGATACTGTAAAACAAGCTGTAAAACTGGAATAAAGAGATCCTTTCTTTAGTCCGGCCGTTGCCGTCCCTTCCTCCAGCCGGCCGCGCCCAACCCCGTCGGCCGCGCCCCGTCGCCCGCAAGCCACGCCCCATCGCCCATCGGTCGCTCCCCGTCCCTGCAGGTCGCGCCCAGCCTCGCTGGCCACGCCCTGTCGCCTCCGTCATCCGCGCCCAGCCTTTCCGGCCACGCCCCGTCGCCTCCGTCGTCCGCGCCTTGCTCTATTTTCAGGCGAGCCGTGCCCCTCTGCCTGCCACATCGGGAGGATTCCGGCGGCCAGGCTGAGGTCATGGGAGGCCACGGCGATGTCGAGCTCGTCCAATTCGAACCGGCGGCGAGCGATTGCAGCGTCTAGCGGCCTTTTTCGATGTGCAGTGATGAATTCCAACAAGTTTAGGGCGGATTCCGGCAAACTCCGTAGCGGTGTGTTTGCTCCGATGAGGTTTGACCGGTATACGGGGGCCCCTAAATTCGGCATTCCAACCTCCAAAGATAAGGGTTTCGGGTGTGCATTTGTGGTGGCCCTTAAAAATTTTACGGATTAGACCACTTTTACGGTTTCCGCTCTGGACACTTTTTTCGCTCAAAACTGTAAAACACAAATTTTTTACGGGTTTAACCATTTATGTGAGGTCTGCTAGGCGCGCATGAAGAAGATATGCAGTTGCCTGAGGAAAAAGAAGAGGCAGCAGTGGCCGCCAACCGTTCATTTTTTTAATGTGACGCAACCGTTCATGGAATTGGCTCTACTATTGGGCTAGCTTGGatatgcggggctttaggctgaacAAAGGCCTaggtttctttcctttttctttataaTTCAAAAAACTTTTGGACTGTTTAAAAAGCCATTTAAATTTTCAATATGCTTATATGGATCATTAAATATTCGAATAAAATATTTACATATTACACATAGTTAATATTCCCCCTTTGAAAATACAAAGTAAATATAAATGCAAGTAGATTCAAACTctaatttcccgcaaaaaaaaaaagattcaAACTCTAATTACGCTATTTCATTTTCTAATTTCTGGAAATTTCACGGTTCGTCCTACTATCAATTTTACGGTGCATCACCATCATGTATATGTGCATGTGTGTGTACTCGTTGGAATACAATCCTTTTGCATGTGCATCATGTGTACGTGCGCATGTGCACCTAGCTAGCCACATATACAGTGAGAGGCTTGCTTCAAATGCGTAGAGTGAAAAATCATCCACCTACACATGCTTCCAAGTGTTTATGGTGTATACGTTGGCGCTGAGTTTGCCAAGGCTTCTATAGTTCGTTGGATCCAACACGTGAGGATGAGGGAACTGTTCTGAGGAGACGTCGGTTGCGACGCCAAGGCCGTACGGTGGCGAGCACGGAGGAGCCACACGGGAAGCCAGCTAGGCTGACCCAGGCACCCTCATTCTCAACATTGTCTTCGGCCAtatatatgtatgatcttttattttggAAAGGCGAAGTGAGTACGAATGGCTGGAGGCAAAATGCATCCTTAGATTCGACCCGTGATGAACACATTATTGTGGAAAATGGGCGGAGGCGACCGGTCGCACTCCCCAACAACTTTTAGTGGGCAGTGTGGAACTAGATACCGATGCTCCTTTTTATAGGAAATTTTACTTTTTCTAGAAAATATTGGAAAAtttactacttcctccgtctcataatataagaacgtttttcaagctaacaattttttttttgagaagaAGGGAAATTtactatttttttagaaaatgggAAATTTACTACTGTTCATGTGCTAATGGCTGGGAGTTTTTATTTTGAGGCAATGGCCGGGAGTAATTAACTCAATTAGCCCATGCGTGATCAACGACACACAGTACCAAAGAAGCCCAGCCCATGTAACACTGTAACACTGTGGCTTTGCCTCTGTGCGGTTCTTTTGGCGTGCAATCGATCAGATCGGCCGGTGTTGCGTGCGTATCGCTGCTACACGGGAGTCTTTACTCTAGGTCTAGGACGCATCCTGTGGACTCCGCCTGCCGCCTATCGCCACGCCGCCGTCCTCAACAACATACCAGCAGCACACTGCCAGATGCTGGGAGAAGTAATTTCAACCTGGCCACTCAACGGCGGCCTCCTTTTGCCGTCCCCGGCTTTCCGCGCGCCACGCACAAGGCCGCCGTGAAGTGGACGCTCCGGCAAGATCATTTCTTAaggtacatacatacatacagctAATTTACTTCTCTTTGATGCGTCAATCAATTTCTAATAGTAACTTACTATTTTATAATACTTCTTAATTACATGTACTGAGATGAGATATAGATCTGATTTGTATGTTGCTTTTATATGGctatattttttttttgaaaaggagaatgacccccggcctctgcatctggacgatgcatatagccactttattaattattctcacaatacCTTATAAAGTCAtataacagtaagactaaagccgtcgTCTAAGCAACAAATTGTTGTTACACCTATCCagctgatgaaggggcgcagatagcctgggcctaataccaaacagacatcgcagccaagcctaacatctaagacctgagaccccaacctagccacttgccgggtctggggcacacactggtccggcatgctctcagaggccgccgccgccaactgccaccgctccatcttcagaactgtactgatgcatcaaccttgctcggtccagctatcgtcgacgccaccacgacgcccaacggcacctcctgcCTACGCGCAAACAGCTGTAAGAATAAAGCAGATTATTAACTCCTATAATCTTATAGATAAAAATGTATGCAAGGCTAAATTTGAACAGTAGAAGTAATAATGTTATTGGAAAAccccaaaataataataataatgatgatgatgatgatgatgatgatgatgatgatgatgatgatgatgatgatgatgatgttattgGGAAATGTATGTCGCACTATGACTACTGTCGACTAGAAGTGTGTGCGTGAGGCGTATGCTAATCCTGGCCCCGCTACTGCTTAGTGCCATGTTTGATGAACGGATGTAACCCGTGGCTTCTACTGTATGCAGCTGTGTCCACACGACCACATCTCCTGGCATCGCTTGGTTTTCTAGCCAATCTTCAGAGCAAGATTCGTGCTTGATTTTCCAAGAAAAACAAAGTCGTGCTTGGTAAGTGATTCCTGGTGCACGATAAAGATAGGACGGACGGACAGACAGGGAGTCCACGACGATGGCGAGTTGGCGACCAAAGGAAGAAGACAACGGCTTCCTTCTGTCCGCATTCTGCAGTCACCTCACCTCCGGAGACGACGACGATTCAGAATAACTTGTCCTGCACCGCACCTGTGCGCGGACAAACAGAGTGAAGCCGTGCTCTGACCCAAAGCTCCACGGTGAAGCCGTGCTCTGCTCGACCCAAAGTAAAGCTCCAGGCCATGGAGCCCGTGGGAGCGCCGCAAGgcaagccggcggcggcggcgaggggctacTGGCGGTGGCGCAAGGACGACTTCTTCCCGGAGCCGTCGTTCGCGAGCTGGGGCGCGTACCGGGGCGCGCTGGCCGCGACGCCCGCGCGGCTCCGggaccgcctcctcgccggccgctccaccgacgccgccgagctcggcgCGATGCGGCGCCGGAGCGAGAACGAGATGCGCCGCTGCCTCACCTGGTGGGACCTCACGTGGCTCGGCTTCGGCTGCCACCTCGGCGCCGGCATCTTCGTGCTCACCGGCCAGGAGGCCCGCGACCACGCGGGGCCCGCCGTCGTGCTCTCCTACGTCGTCGCCGGCCTCTCCGCCATGCTCTCCGTGCTCATCTACGCCGAGTTCGCCGTCGAGATCCCCGTCGCCGGCGGCTCCTTCGCGTACCTCCGCGTCGAGCTGGGCGACGTCGCGGCCTTCGTCGCCGCCGCCAACCTCATCCTCGAGACCGTCATCGGCACGGCCGCCGTGGCGCGCGCCTGGACGTCCTACCTCGCCTCGCTCGTCAACAGGCCCGTGAGCGCGCTCCGCGTGCAGGTGCCGTCGCTCGGCGAAGGGTTCAACGAGCTGGACCCCATCGCGTCGGCGGTGATCATGGCCACGGCGATCATGGCCATGCTGAGCACCAAGGGCAGCTCCCGCTTCAACTGGGTGGCGTCGACGGTGCACCTGCTCGTGCTAGCGTTCATCATCGTGGCCGGGTTCGTCCACGCCAAGCCGAGCAACCTGACCCCGTTCGTGCCCTACGGCGTGCCGGGCGTGTTCCGGTCGGCGGCGGTCGTGTACTTCGCGTACAGCGGCTTCGACAGCATCGCCAACATGGCAGAGGAGACCAAGAACCCGTCCAGGGACATCCCGCTGGGCCTGATCGGGTCCATGTCGGTGATCACGGCCATCTACTGCACGATGGCGCTGACTCTGACCATGATGCAGCCGTACACGGCGGTCGACCGGAGCGCGGCCTACTCGGTGGCGTTTGCCGCGGTGGGGATGCGGTGGATGCAGTACGTGGTGGCCGTGGGCGCGCTCAAGGGGATGACGACGGTGCTGCTTGTGGGGGCGCTGGGGAACGCGCGGTACGCGACGCACATCGCCCGGAGCCACATCATCCCGCCGGTGTTCGCGCTGGTGCACCCGAAGACCGGCACGCCCATCCACGCCAcggcgctcatcaccggcgccagcgCCTGCGTCGCCTTCTTCTCCAGCCTCGACGTGCTCGCCAGCCTCCTCTCCATCAGCACGCTCTTCATCTTCGTCATGATAGCCACCGCGCTCCTCGTCCGCCGGTACCACGCGAGGGGCGTGACGAGCCGGGCGCACGGGCGGCTGCTCGCGGCGCTCGTGCTGGCGATCGTCGGGTCGTCGGGCGGCATCGCGGCGTGCTGGGGCACGGCGCCGGAGCGATGGACAGGCTACGCCGTGCTCGTGCCGGTGTGGGCCGCGGCGACGCTCGGGGTCCAGCTGCTGGTGCCGGTGGCCCGCGTGCCCACGAAGTGGGGCGTGCCGCTCGTGCCTTGGCTGCCATCGCTCTCCATCGCCACGAACATCTTCCTCATGGGCTCCCTGGGCGCGCAGGCGTTCGTCCGCTTCGGCGTGTGCACCGCCGTCATGTTGCTCTACTACGTGCTCGTCGGCCTGCACGCCACGTACGACGTCGCGCACGAGGAGGTGGACGACGCTGCGGCTGatgagaaggcggcggcggcgggggctgcCCCCGATGTGGAGAAGTCTGGCGCCGGAGATGCTGGGCGCTAAGATGTGGCTGGATTTGGTCCGTCTCGATCTGGGTCACCATGATTTGGTACATAGACATGGTACTGTTTGACAACGACGATGCAAAAATTGCAGCAAAAAAAGTCAGTGGCAGCTATGTCGTGGCATTTTCATTAGCACTTTAGCTATATGTCGGTCAACTGGATTTTAAATTTGAAGTCCGTCAAACTTCTTGATCGTTGATATTTGCTCTGAGATTCGTGCTACGCCTTTTTCTTCAATTTGTGTTTTTTTAAAACTTTTCTTCAATTTGTGGTGTGTCTTGTTTCGGCTAACCCCTATTCGACGCTCACTGTGGCGAATCGCCGGCGCATCACACAGGGACGCCCTAACTAGACCGGCCCACTTTGGTATTTTTGTTATTGCATTTTTTTGTTATTCTGTTATTCAGATAAGGtccagaattttaaaaaatgtttacacTTTCCGAACTTTCAAAAAATATTCCTGTGTTCAACTATTCATAAAAATTCTAAAATATAGAATTTAAAAAATTGATCACTTCTTTTCTACAGAATGCTAGGAAATTGAGAAAAATAATTTTAAAATATATTcgtaatttaaaaaatgttccgaTTTAACAATTTGTTAACAATTTCAAAAATATGTTCAGCATTACTAAAAATATTTGCggttccaaatttttggtcccactttcaaaaaatgttcccttttTTGAAAGCGTGAACATCTTTTGAATTTTGAGACCAAAATCACAATTTGAAAATCACGAAGAAATTCTGAAAACACGAAAAAATTGAATACATGAAAATTTTGTTTAAATGgtagaaaaaattgaaaaaaagtcCCATTTGTTCAAACATCGCATTTTCACAATTTGTTCGTGATTTTATAATTGTTCTCAGTTTCACAATtttgttctcaaaattcaaaaatgCTCGTGCTTTCACAAAATGTGCATggttataaaaataaataaatttcaaAATTTATTCGATTTGTTCAAACATTGTCTGATTTTCAAAGGTTATTTCCCTTAGAATTTATTTTCTTCAAAATTTCGAAGAAATTCCAATATTTTTTGAATGTCTTCGGATTTGACACTTCAATCAGTTGTTAAAACTTGGCACTGGTCATTGTCCAGATATAATATGTACTACTTCTGGCTGGAAA
It encodes:
- the LOC119301969 gene encoding cationic amino acid transporter 5-like, which translates into the protein MEPVGAPQGKPAAAARGYWRWRKDDFFPEPSFASWGAYRGALAATPARLRDRLLAGRSTDAAELGAMRRRSENEMRRCLTWWDLTWLGFGCHLGAGIFVLTGQEARDHAGPAVVLSYVVAGLSAMLSVLIYAEFAVEIPVAGGSFAYLRVELGDVAAFVAAANLILETVIGTAAVARAWTSYLASLVNRPVSALRVQVPSLGEGFNELDPIASAVIMATAIMAMLSTKGSSRFNWVASTVHLLVLAFIIVAGFVHAKPSNLTPFVPYGVPGVFRSAAVVYFAYSGFDSIANMAEETKNPSRDIPLGLIGSMSVITAIYCTMALTLTMMQPYTAVDRSAAYSVAFAAVGMRWMQYVVAVGALKGMTTVLLVGALGNARYATHIARSHIIPPVFALVHPKTGTPIHATALITGASACVAFFSSLDVLASLLSISTLFIFVMIATALLVRRYHARGVTSRAHGRLLAALVLAIVGSSGGIAACWGTAPERWTGYAVLVPVWAAATLGVQLLVPVARVPTKWGVPLVPWLPSLSIATNIFLMGSLGAQAFVRFGVCTAVMLLYYVLVGLHATYDVAHEEVDDAAADEKAAAAGAAPDVEKSGAGDAGR